Within Polyodon spathula isolate WHYD16114869_AA chromosome 29, ASM1765450v1, whole genome shotgun sequence, the genomic segment AATACCCACGGTGTGATTTTCAGCACTTGACTATACCAGCGTGCATGTGAAATTCCCCTAACTCCTCCCTACTCTGTAGAATTCTCTGTACCCACACGCATCTTGCCTGTCCCCTCTGCCTTCTGTTGATCTAatacaggggttttcaacctcTTCTTTTTTTTGAAATGGTACCccttctgtcgggaggtttcagctaaagtaccctttacaattttcgatCACAGagtggtaccacagttgcaataaaaggcagaataatctggttaacacattgCTTTTTTCCCCtcgttttatttaaatataattttacacaagTGTGGGACTGACAGATTGCTGAGACAGAAacccaaacagtaggcttcattcttaaaacttaattatgATATTTTTGGATGCAAAGAATAAAAAGGCAGTATTTAGGCGGTATATTgggcaaagtcattataaataatacaaaatagtctgcactgtaaatgttcaCGTTACTATTTACTTACCAACACAGCATAGTTGTGTGCCgttataaaatgtacagtatcaaaaacattaacctcaagatcaAACTATAATTAATTACTAACAGTAGTACACTTTTTATGtattaaagccagcataaaaatgatccaaagggactctatAACTTTCTGTCACTTTGAGACACTGTGCTTCTCTGGTATGACAAGTTGAAAACAACAAAGATCATGAGCAACACAGACGTCTCTCCAGTCACAATATCCTGACGCCTGCTTCACCTATTTATCAGAGTGGAAATTCACGCAATCAATCACACATGCGTACAGGTGCAAAATGTGGGCGTgatagattctgtgttttttaattaacgGTTAACTTTTGAgctgctaaaagaaaaaaagaatatgtaataccgttaaaaaaaaaaaaaaattcaagatcattattttttctttcattttaatttgtgcgtttctgagtcgtcctgcgtACCCGCTATGACTCTTAGAAGTACCCGCAGGGGTACTTGTACCCCTGATATAATACAACAGGAGTGTTTCTTAATGCTTCTCATCAACTGTCCCTCGTCATGCTGAAAATAAGTGGGCGTGTACTAAATAGTTGTTCTGGTGTGCCCGCTCCATAAACTATTTATGGTTATAGTTATCGTTCCAGCTGTGACCGGGGCTTAAGTggtaaaagttgtcaggatgtgaacAATGAAACAGTTGGAGCAACACATGGGGGCGTAAAACGTTGTATTTTTCAGAACACGCTCTTAAAGTTGGCGTCGCCATGTTTCCACCAGATTAGTAAAACCCTTAAAACGTTTGGACGGAACAGACGAGGTGTAAAATAAATTCTGTAAGGGATACTGTTTAGACACGCATATCTCTACATGAATAATATTGTTTAACTGTCCCTTTCTCCCTGACTCCAGTTGGACACAGAGTACAGGAAAGAATGGGATTCCCTGGTGATAAAACTGGAAGTGTTTGAGAGGGACGAGGTGTCGGGATCAGAGATTATTCACTGGGTCACACACTTTCCAgtaagctgttttgtttttgctgcatgcaaataaaacaaatcttttaaaaGCATACAAAACTGCTTTAGGATATGTTGCATTCTTTTACGAGTAAGATTATTACACCTGTTAAAGATGCCATTAGAGTCCCCTTCTGTCCTCAGACATTTTACACACTTGTCAGTTTGTTAGAATACATGGCTGAGCAAAACATTTCTGTGCGTTCTAGGGGAGAGGAGAAGGCGCCCcctcccttttttaaaaatatctcttcTGCTTTAGCAGAGCTTGAAGGCGTCTTTTATAACCTTAACCTGCTTGCTGCAGTAGTTCATACCCTTGGGCATCAAAAAGGAACTGTGCTCTCTGATAAAGCTGGGTGTTAATTTAAGTGATTATTTTTGCGTAAATACGATTCAGAGACACTTTAACCAGCTGAGTTATTGAGGTTTTAACAGATACAAAAAATGGGTACCCAACTATGTTTATATCAATCATGTAATATTCTCTGTCAATCATTTTGTAAACATTCTGTGGTGGTTTTCATCTCAACTTAAAAACATACAGCTGGAAATGATCAATGTATAGTTTATGAACATCTGTAATTGTTAAACCAGAAACTGTTTATTTGGTAATTCTGCATCAGTGCAACACTGGTCAATTATGGGTTTCTAGAGTAAAACCTAATTAAAGTAACAGGACTGTAGGAAACAATGCTATTACAAGTCTGTTGTGTGTTTCTTGCAGTACCCCATGTACTCCCGTGATTATGTGTAGGTCAGGCGGTATAACGTGGATGTGGAGAACAACTTCATGGTGTTGGTGTCCAGGTGAGAGGTTTCTGAAGTCGTGACAACTCACTAGCGTCGCTGTGCGCGCCACGGCAAAATGTGCTTGTGCTGCTTTTATCTCTGCGTGGTAATTCTCGCTTAATGTGCAGTATAAAATAAGGTTCAAATGCAACCCTCATAATTTAAAATTCTCAAAGTATTTGGAGTTTTCagattttgctttgcttttaggGCCAGGTGGAGCACGTTTGTTTTGCCCGTTTGCTTTTCGGTTGTTTTTTTGATTCTCTTTATTCCGTTTTCTAACCAACAGGGCAGTAGAGCATCCGGCTGCCCCCGAGTCCCCAGACTTTGTGCGGGTGAGGTCCTACCAGTCCAAGATGGTTATCAACCCCCACAAGTCTTTTGATGAGGTGAGTTCCATATGAAGTGTACAAAGAGTTGTATCTTTCTATCTAGTACCCTTGATGCTGTTGCTTCAGCTAAGATTCAGAATGTTTCTCTAAAACAACTCGCCATGTTTTATTGACCGCACTCAAACCTACACGGGAGGGTCGAGAATCAGAGTGTAAATGGACAGGTACCAAGCTACCTGTGCATGATCTTATACGGAAAGACCGTCAAGTAAAGTGTAGAGAGGCTTTGGTAGCAGCCAGATCAACATGCTACTCAAACATAATTGAAACTAACAAGATAAtcctaaatagatttttttttttctattttgaataaCCTAGTTACCTCCACGTAATCCTTCTGCTGCCACAGTCTCTCGCAATGGCTTCATTGACTATTCCCATACTAAAATTATAATCATCAGAAGTCAGATTTCACAGATATTTTTGGTGTTGAAAGACTTCACCCCAGTAGACCCTACCAGACCTGTTTTGGTTATTATTTATTCCTTCTCTCTGgtgacagacagagcctttgaactctgtttcactcaaatcGCTTTCACTTTGCATAATACTAGGAAAACCTTGGTTGCTTTTATAATTCTACATTTTAGGATGTTTCTTTTACTGTTGTAAATAGTTGTAGTGTTTGAAgttcttttgtttgtgttcaccaattataataaaataagtatttggaTTGAAATCGATACCTTGTATTCTTGTCTGCTTCCTCCTTACACCTAACGTCAGACCCTGGGCCATCACCACAATACTGacagctgtatttattatttaaagccTTAGTACAGAGTTTGTTCAACGTGACTGTCAATACTGCTTTGACATGCATGCATGCCTCTCTTACCTGCCTGTATTAAGTGAGTCTCTGTTGTTTGCAGAATGGATTTGACTACTTGTTGACCTACAGTGATGACCCTCAGACGGTGTTTCCTCGCTACTGTTTGAGCTGGATGGTGTCTAGCGGTAAAGTCCTCAAAATTACATATTACgtttttacagtttatttcaaaATCAGATAGTCAGCTCAACTATCTAGTTTTGCAAATGTGAGCGTCCCAGTGTCTAAGTCTGGAGCAGTCCTTAATTTGTGTGTGGGTCAATATTAAATAACCCTTAATTATGTTAATGTTCCCATTATATTAAGCCCTTGCATAGTCACGAGACTGGCACGTTAGCTGTACTCTGTTATTGCAGTGCCTGCTGATTTACATTGGAGAGCTGGCTTCTTGTTTTACACGATGAGTCCCAGTCCTGCCCATTACAATGAGAAGAGCAGCTTGGAGTTCCCTTCTCAGTGTGTGTATTGTCTGGGTGTAGATGTATATGTAAAGAATTACCAGTACAGGAGTATTCGTTCTGTCACACTTGTCACAGTAACACACAAACATCCGCTTTTAATCCCTTACAGCATATCATTTCTTTGGCATAGCAATCCCCTGGTACAGAGTTGCTTATGTGCgcagtaaaacaaaatgtgtgtggtACCTGTCTAGAACAAAATGAGAGGGGAGACTTTGTTATTAAATATGTCCACCAGGGGGCGGTTTGGTATTGGAGTGGATTGGGAggtactaattaacatttaactgAGTATGTCTGGTATATACATTGGTTATTTCTTTTTCAGGAATGCCAGACTTTTTGGAAAAACTGCACGCTGCAACTGTCATGGCTAAAAACATGGAGATGGAAGTAAGAGACTACATCTCGATAAAACCAGTGGAGAACAAGCCCACGTCTAGCCAGGAGCGCGTGCCTGAGAGCGATCGCAACGTCCAGCAGCAGATGGAATACGCATAGCACTGTGGAGCCACAGACAAATAATATTGCAACCAAAACGTTCAAACACCGCTCTTGCTGGAGcacacagatgtatttttttttgcaccaggGCGATTCGGCTGCAGTTGCTATGGCAGCAGAGACTTCTAAACAAGGCCAGGCGTCGAGATGATCGCTGACGTTTCACTGCAGTGGAGCAGAACTGAGCTCTGGTTATCCTCCAGCTGTGAGAGAATCCCCTGCGTCATTTAAACATGTCCAAGTGTGAGGGAGCGCTTTTCTGATGACTAGCACTTCAACCGCAGGGCTCTCAAACATCACCAATACtccaataaaacaattcaaataaataagtttttcccctttttaaaacaaaaaaatccatccaAGTTTTCTAAGTGCTGCCCAGTGACTTTTTGCCAGCTGCTCATGCttcaaaaaaattacaaaactgcTTGCTTCAGActctgaactgtttttttttttttttataaaagcatggCAGCCCTGGTTAGGTTTGGATTGCTTCTACCTTGTGATTTTTGGACAGCACAGGTAACAGTCTGCCTGCCACTGTTATTACTGGAGCTCTTAATACTGATCCATATCGCAGTCGTTGCATCTCCTCGGATGAGGCAGATTGATGTGACGGCTAACAAGCTAACCTGCCTAGTGTTGGAAACTAAATTAGTTGTGAATAGAACTAGAAATGTTTAATGGCTGTGTGCTGTATTGGATTTGTAGCCCAGCACAGCTTCTGGGGTCAGTCAGTTTAATTCAGGTCTACGCCGATACTGtgtttctggtttttgtttttttgcagtgcgtATTAACAAAAGCAGAACATTTTGTTACTGACTTTTTTTCtatgaaataaatagaaaagcAAATGGCAACGAAAAAGCATGTTTTTCTGCAAACCGTTCATCAATGAATTGCAAATGTGTTTAGATTTATTAAGCGATTTTTGAAGGCTTTGTAGCTGAAGGAGCTGTGTCATTTAAACTCCTTGGCTGGAATGAAAACATTGCAAGGGTAACAGTTTCACGTGCTTGTCCTAACACCATTTGAAAGCcactaattaaatatattattcctAAGGTAACAAAGCTTTTTACTTTTAGATGCTGTACAATGTCTATTTGGTGTTGTGACTGTGCAACAATAGCCTATAAAGATTGTGGGGCAGCCAACAGTACATGCATGTGTGTTTGAAGAACAAGGTTTAACATTTTACCCCAAAAGACTGGCACGGTAATACTTTCGGGTCAAGGGCACATATTGCATAGTAATTCAAGTACCAACTTCAGCAATTACAAGTACATCTATTTACATTGTTTGGTAACTATTTAATAACTGGTCTTGCCATAGTAAGCCATAGCCGTAATACTGTTAAGTTACCCTGTAGGGGCACATACACTTCTATGAAATTACTGAATTAAACcacattgtatgtttttgttttcctattaAGGGATAATTAGAACATATCAATTCACTTTTTAAAGCACTGTATAACAATTACAGCAATTACTGTACTGAGGTATACCCTAAAATAAGTCTATGGATGCCACAATTACATAAAATTACCAATTCAATAGTGTGCTGTGACTGAAAGTGTTCCCAAGCGTGTGATCTCCGAGTGTGGGCGAAGTTAATGTGTTCATGACACTGCATTATAGCCGTTTTGTCTGTGTCCTGATAACATTTGTTGTAGCTGATCGGCATGCAGTGTCTGCTTCAgtgaaatgtaaaagcagtgttggagacTGTATCATCACAATGTGTTGGCTAATTAAAGTCTGGTGGCGTATGTGTAAATCAAACTGACGTGaaagttgcttgttttttttaagcttctcTTTCTCCCTTGAtgattcttcagacccctgggcGTTGTCACCTTGGTCCAGCCAGAGGTACAAACCTGGAGTGCCACATCTTGTTCCAGAGCTGTCACGGCAGATCTTGAGCTGCACAATGGGGTTGTCTGTTGTAAAGTAGTATTTGTTCTCGTGTCCATTTCCTATCTAAACATGAGGCATCTCCTGCCCCCACCCTAGCTGACTCCAGGGGTATTTTCCTTCTTGCTGTGTTGGAAGCCTTAAGCGGGTGTCTCTAATAGAAATAAATAGAGCCCTTGACATGAACATGGACAAACCGATCAGTCATAATGCTCTAGCAGTTCAATCTGAAATATGAATGCTTCAATTTTATAATAAGTCAACAAGGTTACCTGAGTAGCTGATGTAATCCACAGCGCCCGCTTCTGGTCGTACCTGAAACAGGGTTCTTCaatctgtgtttgtgtctgaggTTCTTATGAAAAATTGGAGACTGAGGGTGCAGAGGAAGTTCTACTGCCAGCATGCAGCGGTCCCTTTTAATATCAGGCAACTGATTTCATTAGTGTGACCAGAGTGGCGTTTGCTGATGAAATGCAAGCCGTTTAGAAATTAACCATTTTTCAGTCAGATTTCTGGGCCTGTTCTATTCTACCCATTGTTCACTTTCTCTCCCTCTTCCCACAACAGTGCTTTTGAAATCTGTTCCATTTCAAAAAccctttatttttttcatttcgtCTTTTGCGATGGCATTTTCCCAGTAGTGTCCACTCAGGACTGCAAGACGCTCCGATTCCATTAAcaaatagaaaatgaattaaaaggaACAGATGTTGGCGGACAAAAGAGGAAGGAGATAAATGAATTTGTTCTGCCcgagtgtatttattttgtaaataatattctTAAATGTGTGTGAGCTGAATTTGAAATCGGGTACCAGCCGACTCATTTGTGTACTGCAACTAGAGCGGGTTTAGATTTAGTTGAAAGGGAACTACACAATATTAATATCGTCAAATCATGATGCAGACATCAGAAACTCATGCCTCCATTGTAGCTAACAATATAATTCCATAAGCTGACCTGctgtgcatttctgtttgttaGGTAGGTCTCAAAAGTGGAGTCttgaaaaaccaaacaaatacgatttaaaatatatctagtactacagttgattaaaaaaatctgtttgcaagccatgctttcataTAGTGTTACactgaaatgacccaggaagtgcaaagaATAAGgcataaaaacagaacttttattTAACCTAAAAACTGCACGTTTGAGACCTATGCAgataatggaagtgcaaaacacatGTGTTAGCTACAGGCAGTTTAGACAGGTAGGGCCAACAGAGTTGAAAGGGGGATGTAAATATCTGATGAGGAAATCATACATCTGCAGGCCACTGTTAGCCGAAATATTTCAGTTCActtgtgttaaaatacattttcacactgCTGCTGTCCGCTTGCATTCCATTATGATGGCAGCATTGATTAGGGTTATAGATCAGCTCAGAATAGCTCCTTGGATTCCTTGGTTCTGAAGATATAGACTGCCTTGCAGTTTGGCTGAGCTAGCACACATTctcaccccccccctccctctccctcttgtGCATCATAATGAATCTTGGCAAGGGATATAGTCCTGTTAAGAATGTTTTAACTAGTTCCTTTAAAACCTCGAgtcagcttaaaaaaacaaaaacaaaaaaaaaaaaacagccattagaGACGACTGCCACACCCAGGTCTTTGGCATGGTGAGCCTGTTGCAGTTCAATTcccccatttggtatttggatcttGCATGTTTGTGACCAGCAGATAAGGGAATACAAAATGGGTGCTATTCGGGGTTAGTGAAACCAGCCTTTGCACTTCCTGATActcattcttatttttttagtgagtttttttttctttcttgtttcgTTTGCTTGACTACTAGTGAAAGACTGCTGTGTTCAGACAGGACGATGTCCGTGCTGCAGTAAGGTCCCTTCCGAAGGGAGATTGATGATTTTCTTGCTGAGTGCAATTggccctgagagagagagggcatTTTCCCATCCACCCACAgaacaaaatattgattttcttttttattccgtGTTTGAACATTGATATTCCAGTTTGTCCTGTCGGTTCTGGGAGTCATTTCATTTTACAAGAGTTTTTAACCTCTGCCTGTCCTTTCAGCTCATCGCggtctacattaaaaaaaaatgtgagttttGGCCTGttcaaaatataatacatttgttgTGTAATCAAGCATATAAAAACTTAAAATACTTAAGAGGACCGTTAACCTATAAAGAGGGATTCATAAACAGCACCCCAAAGAAAACAATAACTTACAAAGTTTTTCTGTAATTGAGTTTGTGTTTGTAATAGCTTCTTTTGACCACTAGGGATGGTAGATTGACCGTATCCAgtggatatactgtatacaatatgcATGTTGCTATGTTCCTACTGTGTGTTTAGCTTAGTCAACCTTACATTCCATCTTTACAGGGCTGAcccttttttttgtaacttggcCCCTTTTGTCTTTACATGGCTGGTTCCCTTATTCTACCTTGGCTGTTTTCTATGGGTGAAATGTTTTTCAACAAATGCCAGCGATCATAAAGTGTTTGACGGAGAAAAGCCTTGCTCAcgctgtggtgtatttaaaagGGCCAGACCGACacaagactttgttttttttaggaaacGTGGTGTGTGAGAGTGCGTACATGGTGTGAGCGTGCAGTAAATGTGCATAGTGGGGTTTGAGAGTAGTACATAAGGTTTGAGAAGGTGGTGCATGAGTTTTGAGAGGGCGGGACATGGTGTTTGACAGTGCGAATATGGCGTTTTGAGAGTACAGTAAATGGTACTTATTTGAACGTGTGGTTTATGGCATTCATTAGCTTTTGTATTGCTCCTTGGGCATCAAACTATAACTGAGGAGCAgctcatctttatatatatatatatatatatatatatataaagatcctGTTGCCAAAAAAGCCATTTACATATCTTTACAAATGCTAATACTAATACAattttcaattgaaaaataataactcggaaaatgtaaaataattcagTATGAAATCAAAACCATATTTGGTGGAGGTAgttttaatcaaaaaaaaaagaagctgtctCAATTAACCAGATGCAGTTTTACCGTATCTACCCTGACACATTTCGAGAATGAATTCAAATGTCccattttttttacttgcagtGAACGTTGCTTTCGGAGAGACCTGTCCGCCTGATGAACGTTTCCTCTTCTGATCAGTCAGATTTATTGATTGTGATTGGGAGTGGGGGCCGTACTGTTTGAAATGCATGCAGCGTTCTCTTCACTCCCAAAGGGAGAGTCTCAGAGGCTAATAGAGGAGCTTGAGTGAGTGTCATTAACAAGATCCATATGGCTGTCTACTTACCAGTGTCCTACACAGCCACACACACGTTGGATCTTCCAGATGAGGACTGCATGCCAGAAAACCTCAGCCTGTTGTACAGTAAGACTGACTTCAAGTAGAATAATTAAGGTGTCCCAAACCAATCAGTTATATGAACATTTTAACAATTTCCCCAAACCTTCAAATATCAGAGCTATAAATGATTAGTTTTAAAGTCCATTTGATTCTATACGAGCTCGGATGGGACAAAAAGATATAGAAATGCATTtcttacatttcaataaaaactggtcAACTTAACATAGCATGCAGTATGGCTAAGCCCTGCATTCTTCCAGAGTTGCTCATGGATGATACTGCACAAGGTTATTTTTTGTCTGCACTCATCATAGATGTCGTGTAGTAGTAGTACTCCTGTGGAGCTGCTTTCTTTGTTGCGGTGTACATGTGGATTCAGGATGCTAACAACTTATAACAATATACTGGCAATTCAAGAGCTCTAGTAAGAGATGGTTTGAAAGGGAAGTTTTTCAGCATACCACGATAAAAGCATGGCATATTAAGTAtcgtaaagcatattaaaaacagagACAAATCTTACATATATTAAGCATGTTGAAAACTTTGTAAATGCACTAATATGGAACACACCTGTGTTGGCTTCCTGGCTGGTTTATAATGTAAAAGTCCCAGCAAAGGTTTACAGAAACTCAGTTAAATTTACTGCAGTACTAAATTCTGCTGACGACAACAGTCAGTCAACGCTAGGATTTCTCAGTGCAGGAAAGGCACTTTCACTTGATTGGCTTTTGTCTTGATGCAGCAGAAGCAGCTCACGAATTACCACTATTGGAGTAACTGAATtcctacacacagcagcagtgaGCTTCTACTGCACATTATGTCAATTGGTCATTTTGTTGTTTTCCCATGCCTTTCCCGTAGCTATACTATAGATCGACCATCGTTTTccatgatttgccatgtttttaaatttgctttaccatgcctctctgggctttacattgcttgcctatgctttatcatgtgttcactatgctttattacactttaattTGCTTTCACAATGGCATGGTTTGAAATGCCATGGTTATAAATGGTTTCACTCATTTGTAGTGAGACTCACTAATTTCGTGATCTTTTCCGTCTTGATATAGGCAATCCTAAAAGAAAGGAAATGCCATGTTAATGGGCAGACACGATCAGTGCATAAAAATCCTATTTCATTTTATGAGGACCCtaaaaaaacagtttagaaaACAATGTTGGATAGCATGAATAGTCACTTACTTTGGTGTACCATGGTAAAAACATGAGGACAGTAAAGCATGATAGCACTGATATGTTCAAGTACTGTAAATGTATGGTGTAAGAAAGTGAAAGCCACCTGGGCTTCCAGACCCCCTACACAGGGATTTAACTGAGCCAGCCGGGCCTCCAGATACCCTACACAGGAATTCAACTGAGCCACCCAGGCCTCCAGACTCCCCTATATGGGGTCTGCTGTATAGGGCAAGGCCCCGCCTGCCAAGCTCCCCTGCCTCCTGTAAATTATAGCAGCACTTTAACTAATGAAACAGTTTGAGTCAGGCACTAATAAAAATCCATTAAGTGGATAAAGCCATTTCCCCTAATTAAATTAAAGTGTTCCTGCCGTGGACCCACAGGAGCaatgtattaatatttataaagtgCGGACCCAACTGGCTCAACCCCCCAGGAAGAGTGCGTTCCCTCCAGGCAGCACTAGGAGGGTGAAAGGAGACATCCCAAGGCTTGCCTGCCTTCAGTCCAGACCATCACCAGCAGGGCATGGACGCACACAGCAGACAACCCGCTCTCCTGGCTCAGGAATCACCGATACCAGCCTCGGAAACCAGAGCTCCCCCCGGAAAGGACCGAGCGCATACCAGGGTTAAAattctatttgtttattgtattattcttatttttattcttgttctTCTTTTGTTAATCCAATGTCATACAATATATCTTAGACTTAGAGTTGGGTATTTTGGCTAAAGAAAATAAGGGCTTAATTTTATATGGTTTAATGATTTTTGGGTATAGCATAcctcaaatgtatattttaagccCTATTTACAGACTGCACAGTAAAAGGCTCAATAAACAGGA encodes:
- the LOC121302177 gene encoding LOW QUALITY PROTEIN: stAR-related lipid transfer protein 7, mitochondrial-like (The sequence of the model RefSeq protein was modified relative to this genomic sequence to represent the inferred CDS: substituted 1 base at 1 genomic stop codon), giving the protein MFLANQVSIKCDIITCLLDTEYRKEWDSLVIKLEVFERDEVSGSEIIHWVTHFPYPMYSRDYVXVRRYNVDVENNFMVLVSRAVEHPAAPESPDFVRVRSYQSKMVINPHKSFDENGFDYLLTYSDDPQTVFPRYCLSWMVSSGMPDFLEKLHAATVMAKNMEMEVRDYISIKPVENKPTSSQERVPESDRNVQQQMEYA